The Alteriqipengyuania halimionae genome contains a region encoding:
- a CDS encoding YdcH family protein has product MSKRSPEQTIMIPYLRRLIREHRAINRLIDSTKSVAASENLKTLKRARLRLKDKIAALQRHYYGRSLAR; this is encoded by the coding sequence ATGAGCAAGCGATCCCCCGAACAGACGATCATGATCCCCTATCTGCGCCGTCTCATACGCGAGCACCGCGCAATCAATCGCCTGATCGACTCGACCAAATCGGTCGCCGCGAGCGAGAACCTCAAGACGCTGAAGCGCGCCCGTCTCCGCCTCAAGGACAAGATCGCCGCGCTGCAGCGCCATTATTACGGCCGCAGCCTCGCCCGCTGA
- the nhaA gene encoding Na+/H+ antiporter NhaA, with the protein MTRFSATQRLRAFIASESAGGIVLIIAAAIALVIANSAFLGGYQSLLDTPVVFSAGDLVSIDKPLLLWINDGLMALFFFLIGLEVKREIVTGQLRSWKQASLPVYAALGGMIVPALVFVAINSGSPENVRGWAIPAATDIAFALGLLALLGKRVPVALKALLLAIAIIDDIGAIAIIALFYTENMNLAALALALVPAAGMLLLNRAGVARTIPYFLLGAFLWVCVLKSGVHATLAGVITAMFVPIETGKERPLERLEHALHPWVAFLILPIFAFANAGVSFAGAGLDALLAPLSLGIAAGLVVGKQIGVFGACWLAAKTGLATIPREVSWRHIYGLACLAGIGFTMSLFIGGLAFIDPAQIDAVKMGVLSGSLISAIIGMVVLATAPRGAITAKRIAA; encoded by the coding sequence ATGACCCGTTTTTCCGCCACACAGCGCCTGCGCGCCTTCATCGCCAGCGAAAGCGCTGGCGGAATCGTGCTGATCATTGCCGCCGCGATCGCGCTCGTGATCGCCAACTCCGCCTTCCTCGGCGGCTATCAGAGCCTGCTCGATACGCCCGTCGTCTTCTCGGCGGGCGATCTCGTGTCGATCGACAAGCCGCTGTTGCTGTGGATCAACGACGGGTTGATGGCGCTGTTCTTCTTCCTGATCGGACTGGAAGTGAAGCGCGAGATTGTCACCGGCCAGTTGCGCTCGTGGAAGCAGGCATCCTTGCCAGTGTATGCCGCGCTGGGCGGCATGATCGTGCCCGCTCTGGTGTTCGTGGCGATCAATTCCGGTTCGCCCGAGAATGTCCGCGGCTGGGCGATCCCCGCCGCAACAGACATCGCCTTTGCGCTCGGACTGTTGGCCCTGCTCGGCAAGCGCGTGCCGGTGGCGCTCAAGGCGCTGCTGCTGGCGATCGCGATCATCGACGACATCGGTGCGATCGCGATCATCGCCCTGTTCTATACCGAAAACATGAACCTCGCCGCGCTCGCCCTCGCCCTGGTCCCTGCGGCAGGCATGTTGTTGCTCAACCGCGCGGGCGTCGCGCGCACCATTCCCTATTTCCTGCTTGGCGCCTTCCTCTGGGTATGCGTGCTGAAGTCGGGCGTCCATGCGACGCTGGCGGGTGTGATCACGGCGATGTTCGTGCCGATCGAAACCGGCAAGGAGCGTCCGCTCGAACGGCTGGAGCATGCGCTCCATCCGTGGGTGGCGTTCCTGATCCTGCCGATCTTCGCCTTCGCCAATGCCGGCGTGTCGTTTGCCGGCGCGGGCCTCGACGCCCTGCTCGCCCCGCTCTCGCTCGGTATCGCTGCGGGTCTTGTCGTGGGTAAGCAAATCGGCGTCTTCGGTGCCTGCTGGCTCGCGGCAAAGACCGGCCTCGCCACGATACCGCGCGAGGTCAGCTGGCGGCACATTTACGGCCTCGCATGCCTTGCCGGGATCGGCTTTACGATGAGCCTGTTCATCGGCGGCCTCGCTTTCATCGATCCGGCACAGATCGATGCGGTGAAGATGGGCGTGCTGAGCGGCTCGCTGATCTCGGCGATAATCGGGATGGTCGTGCTGGCCACCGCTCCGCGTGGAGCGATCACCGCCAAGCGGATCGCGGCCTAG
- a CDS encoding hydrogen peroxide-inducible genes activator, whose product MTTLRQMAIFVKLADTGNMGEAAVALGLTQPALSQQLRALETRLDLKLFDRVPKGLELTPAGRQLVDDARAVVSASRDFRDAADHVLKRHAGSIRFGVSPTLGPYLMPRVIRVLHERYPELRLFIREGIPDRQQAELVAGELDMILSPIPVRGKGLHIEPLFREPLRIVAPPDDPLVVKGDISASDLAGRTFLTLDHRHHYHRQLEEICEELGATILGDYQGTSLDALQQMVGSGVGLAVLPQFYLLSEAGGFKVVQIAEPEGWKRHRSIAAAWRSKAAYAELYGEVARIIAEEGRSA is encoded by the coding sequence ATGACGACGCTCAGGCAGATGGCGATCTTCGTGAAGCTGGCCGACACCGGCAATATGGGAGAGGCGGCAGTCGCACTCGGCCTGACCCAACCGGCATTGAGCCAGCAGTTGCGCGCGCTCGAGACCCGGCTCGACCTCAAACTGTTCGATCGCGTTCCCAAGGGGCTGGAGCTGACCCCCGCAGGTCGGCAATTGGTCGACGATGCAAGAGCCGTCGTTTCGGCCTCGCGCGATTTCCGCGACGCGGCGGATCACGTGCTGAAACGGCACGCCGGTTCAATCCGGTTCGGCGTCAGCCCGACCCTCGGGCCCTATCTGATGCCGCGGGTGATCCGCGTCCTGCATGAACGCTATCCCGAGCTGCGCCTGTTTATTCGCGAGGGCATTCCCGATCGCCAGCAGGCGGAGCTGGTGGCAGGCGAACTCGACATGATCCTCTCCCCTATTCCCGTGCGCGGGAAAGGGCTGCACATCGAACCGCTGTTTCGCGAGCCGCTTCGCATCGTCGCGCCACCGGACGACCCGCTGGTCGTCAAAGGCGATATCTCGGCGAGCGATCTCGCGGGGCGGACCTTCCTGACGCTCGACCATCGCCACCATTACCACCGCCAACTCGAAGAAATCTGCGAAGAGCTCGGGGCGACGATCCTCGGCGATTACCAGGGCACCAGCCTCGACGCGCTGCAACAGATGGTCGGCTCGGGCGTGGGGCTCGCGGTCCTGCCGCAATTCTACCTCCTGTCCGAAGCCGGCGGTTTCAAGGTGGTGCAGATCGCCGAACCCGAAGGCTGGAAGCGCCATCGCAGCATCGCCGCCGCCTGGCGTTCCAAGGCCGCCTATGCGGAGCTTTATGGAGAAGTCGCCCGGATCATCGCCGAGGAAGGCCGGTCGGCCTAA